The DNA segment ATCCAGGGTTTTGAATCCCAGGATGGCGAAGCTTTGCCTCGAATTCGCCTTAATCCGAACCGCATGTTCGATATCATGCAAGCGGGTACCGCTGCGCACCTCGCAATTTTGATCAACATCTTGGTGACCGGTCACATCATCAAGCGATTTTTAATCGTTCGGTGCCCTAGCGGCGAAGGTGTTACGTTTCAGTCATATGGCGAAATTCCTGAAATCGTCCGCGACCCTGGCATGGACATAGATGTCGAAGTGAGCGCCGACATCGTCGAACCGACCTATCGACTGGTGCTCGATTGAGACCAGTCGAAATTGTCTCCCTCGTCAGAAGCACCTGGGAAAACACGATTCCGGAAAAGCGACTCTTGCAGTTGCAAGTCATCCGTGAACAGCTGAGCGCGGAGCACCAGGAGCTGTTCGACTCTTTGGTCGACATGCAGATTGCCAATATCAAAGACAGCACCGAGGCCATCACCCTCATGCTGGTTCATGGCATTCAGACTGACGGAGCTTGGCACGAGATGGTGAAGGCCGCATTCCGAGATGTTGACCATGTTCGGGTCAAAGGCATTGGCTACAACTGCGTAACAGCTCTGCAGCTCGCATGCCCATTGCGTTCAGCGCCTATCAATCATGTTGCGCAGCAGTTCCGCGATGCCCAGACAATGGAGCCTACAGCTCGAGTCATGGTAATTGCGCACAGCTTCGGCACCTACATAATTAGCCACATTCTGTCGCGCTTCTCAGACATCCAGATCGAGCGTGTCGTCCTCTGCGGGTCGATCATCAAGAATAATTTCCCGTGGGATCTGCATACTCGACACATGCCCGCGGGTAACATTCTGAACGACGTAGGCACGCGGGATTTGTACCCAGTGTTGGCGTCTATGTCGACACTGGGGTACGGCGGTAGTGGACGTAATGGATTCAAAAATACACGAGTAACCGATCGATTCTTCGATTACGGCCACAGTGATTTCTTTGTCCCTGACAACGACCACATTTCCAAGTACTGGAAGCCATATATCATCGACGGTACGGTAGTCGAATCTGAGTGGGATACGCAAAAACCGAAAACCCACTTGGGAGTCCTGATGGCATGCCATCCGTGGATCGGAAGACCTGTATTCGGAATTTTTCTCTGCAGCTTAGCTTATGGTGTCGCAAAGCTTTTTAGCTAAGTGCTGCTAAAGTCGATTAGCAGCACCTATATCTGACTATTTCTTCTCGTAGTCGTAGCCACTTACTTTTCTGACGAACGCACGCTCAATCGGCGGGTTATTTCCGATCTGCGCCACATAATCAATTCGCTTTGGTTTGAATTCAGTCGCTGCTGCACTCATCATCGATTTGATTTCAAGCTCGACTGTACCATCCGAAGCCGGCGAATGAGTGTGCGACTTTTTCCATACAGTGTCCACGTCACCCATTTTGCTCCAACCTTTTCTCGACAAATGAGCGTAGAAGTTGGCTCTACTTGGCCCTCTCTCCTCATAATCCAGCGACAGCAATGCATAAAGCGCCATAACTATCTTTCCTAAGCATTAATCGCAGAGGGCCTTGCGATAACTTCGCCATCCAAACCCGTCCTGCCCTTTAAGTACTGACAGAAGGTTCTTTAAGCGTCAAGCAATCGGTTTGGAGAACGCACTTTAAATGCATTCACAAATGGTAATAATTCAAATATCAGCAAATACGACTAAAGTCTAATACGGCTAAATGGCGATCTGCCATTTCTCCATGGTATTGGTATCGTCTCGATTAACTTGCAAGGGAAGTGCATATGTCAGGTTTAGGTGGAGATCGACGCGGGCCGTCTACGGACCCTACTGTCGCCTGCGATCAACTTTCATTCACTGCTCAGATCGCCTCGCCGAAGGAAGAGGTTGTCCAGCAGCTGCGCGAAGGTCATCTGCTTGAAATCGTCGTCGGCGACCAGAACGGGCAATCCGTGGTGCTTGCTTACTGGGAGGGCCAAGAGGTCGGTGGCATCGCCGATCGAAGACTGCAGCGCCTGCGCCAGTGTATGACCGACGGCCACATCTACTCGGGCCGCGTGGTGTCCATCATCAGCGGGCAAGTACGCGTTCACATTTCTCCCATCTGACTTAAGCACGGAGGCTTCCATGATCACGATTCTTGGCGGTGTCTACAGCGAGCATTGTGTCCGCCCCATCTGGGACGAAGTCTATGGCTCGGCTGGTCGAGCCGCGACAGCCATCGCGCGATTCGGTGGTAACGCTGTTCTCCATGGAGTAGTTGATACCGAACAAAGGTTCATCATGGAGAACCGCGCAGCCCTGGAAGGCTTCACCTTCCACCCGACAGAAGTCGAGCATGGAGTCTCGTTCGAGTATCTCCACAGTCTGTCCAACCCTGTCGTGGTCGGTCCAACGGAACAATCGCATCACCTGCAAGCCAGCGCAGAAAAGATCCTTCGCTTCGGCATGATCGAAGGGACTGCGGTGGTGAATGCCTCCTATGCCGTGTACGACCCCCAAAACGGGGCGGCCCCTGAGCCATTCTCCGCCAACGGCTCTAAGGCCGAGCACTTGGCCCTCGTGCTCAACCGCCACGAAGCCGGCTTGTTCTTGGGTGACCACTCCCTGCCTCCTGAAACGCTGCTCACAACCGTAGCCGACCAGCAACGGGCTGAAGTAGTGGTGCTGAAAATGGGCCCCCTAGGTGCCCTGGTTTATGACAAAGGCGCTATCAGCCGAGTGCCGGTGTTCAGAACTGACCGCGTCTGGAAGATCGGCTCTGGCGACACCTTCGCCGCACACTTTGCCCTGGGGTGGATGGAGCACGGCATGACGGCACATGAGGCGGCTCTCCAGGCATCGAAGGCAACGGCTTATTACTGTGAAACCCAAGGCTACCCGCGGCCTCATCAACTTGCGCAATTCCCAGCACAACCGCTTGAGCCCTCGGAGCGCTACATTAACGGCTTCGTGCCACAGGTATACCTTGCTGGCCCCTTCTTCTCATTGGCCCAGCTCTGGATGATCAACGAGGCCCGCAACGACCTAAGCGCCCTCGGTCTGA comes from the Pseudomonas urmiensis genome and includes:
- a CDS encoding PfkB family carbohydrate kinase produces the protein MITILGGVYSEHCVRPIWDEVYGSAGRAATAIARFGGNAVLHGVVDTEQRFIMENRAALEGFTFHPTEVEHGVSFEYLHSLSNPVVVGPTEQSHHLQASAEKILRFGMIEGTAVVNASYAVYDPQNGAAPEPFSANGSKAEHLALVLNRHEAGLFLGDHSLPPETLLTTVADQQRAEVVVLKMGPLGALVYDKGAISRVPVFRTDRVWKIGSGDTFAAHFALGWMEHGMTAHEAALQASKATAYYCETQGYPRPHQLAQFPAQPLEPSERYINGFVPQVYLAGPFFSLAQLWMINEARNDLSALGLKVFSPYHDVGLGSADDVVQKDLDAIQECDLLFAIGDGLDSGTIYEIGYARAIDKPVVLYAENESAQDKKMMEGSGCRITTDYVTGIYQTVWEACTL